One genomic window of Hydra vulgaris chromosome 03, alternate assembly HydraT2T_AEP includes the following:
- the LOC105849906 gene encoding biotin--protein ligase isoform X3, translated as MSQATLYIGMHFARAIFRVNIGMDIPKKLSNYLFCKSEIKSSLNAVKKPPNILIRTDDINDYNSTVKFIAPLLEPDMYTVHRLTDEDFEKSLWMDSCIMLIFHKNCISSVSDSLLKSYLPNGNVIIYSDNLNFSTEALKSLNKSVRNSLPDIVKGDEFSNLWRLGFHIKDYPIQEIKDLFLKMNLRINVQENDHSENHYFCAYLFCSSQQVSDLFKVSSDINGEFVNANKLKIRFRDNKTTSEFSKDEFIIYTNTNETVGFNWLVYNSFLKSKHYGKNVIYTNLIESTQNFLTSFNVKSIKENGLVLIARQQTSGKGRHGNQWLSPIGCMMFSMSFSVRLDSKLGQNLPFIQHIAVVAFVKSIRDRPGYENLDINIKWPNDIYIQKTIKIGGVITSSSLFNNEFKIVLGMGVNIANDKPTECLNSYIKEYCLENGVNLPELLIEDVLAATLNTMEILVDMFQLKGVDALKELYYNYWMHSNALVSLECRNNAQAKIIGLDDNGFLRVQLDTGEYVSLQPDGNSFDMTKNMIILK; from the exons atCGTCTTTAAATGCAGTTAAAAAACCACCTAACATCTTAATTAGGACTGATGATATAAATGATTATAACAGTACTGTCAAATTTATTGCACCACTTTTGGAACCTGATATGTATACCGTTCACAGATTAACTGATGAAGACTTTGAAAAATCTCTGTGGATGGATTCATGTATTATGCTCATTTTTCATAAGAATTGTATTAGTTCAGTATCTGATTCActattaaaatcttatttgcCTAATGGAAATGTGATTATTTATTCTGACAACCTAAATTTTTCTACAGAAGCccttaaaagtttaaacaaatcaG tAAGAAACTCTTTACCTGATATTGTAAAGGGTGatgaattttcaaatttatggAGATTGGGTTTTCATATAAAGGATTACCCTATTCAGGAAATCAAAGATTTGTTTCTCAAAATGAATTTAAGAATTAATGTACAAGAAAACGATCATTcagaaaatcattatttctgtGCTTACCTATTTTGCTCCAGTCAGCaa gtAAGTGATCTCTTTAAAGTGTCTTCTGATATAAATGGAGAGTTTGTCAAtgcaaataaacttaaaatacgATTTAGAGATAATAAAACAACATCAGAATTTTCTAAAGAcgagtttattatttatacaaacaCTAATGAAACTGTTGGATTTAATTGGCTAGTTTACAATAGCTTtctaaaatcaaaacattatggaaaaaatgttatatataccAATTTGATTGAATCAACACAGAATTTTCTTACAAGTTTTAATGTTAAATCTATAAAAGAAAATGGGCTTGTTTTAATAGCTCGTCAACAAACATCAGGTAAAGGGCGTCATGGAAATCAATGGTTATCTCCAATTGGTTGTATGATGTTTTCTATGAGTTTTTCCGTTAGGTTAGACAGCAAACTTGGTCAAAATCTCCCATTTATTCAACATATAGCTGTGGTAGCTTTTGTTAAGTCTATTCGTGATCGACCTGGATATGAAAATCTTGATATCAATATCAAGTGGCctaatgatatttatattcaaaagaCTATTAAAATTGGTGGTGTAATTACTAGCAGCTCTCTATTcaataatgagtttaaaattgttttgggaATGGGTGTTAATATAGCTAATGATAAACCAACTGAATGTTTAAATAGTTACATAAAAGAATATTGTTTAGAAAATGGTGTTAATTTACCAGAACTACTTATAGAAGATGTTTTAGCTGCCACACTAAACACAATGGAAATCTTAGTTGACATGTTTCAGTTGAAAGGCGTTGATGCTTTGAAAGAATTATATTACAACTATTGGATGCATAG caatgcTTTGGTATCACTAGAATGTCGAAACAATGctcaagcaaaaataattggttTGGATGATAATGGCTTTTTGCGAGTTCAACTAGACACAGGAGAATATGTTTCTCTGCAACCTGATGGTAACAGTTTTGACATGACcaaaaatatgattattttaaaatga